The Streptomyces sp. ICC1 DNA window TGCGGCGTGTGTCCTCAGCTCGATACGAGCATCCAGATCGGCCCGACGGGCAAGAAGCTGCTGCCGCTGTCGGTGGTGAAGTGACCCGGGGCTGAGGCCCGCCCCGTCTGTGCCCCCCACCGGGAACGGTGGGGGGCACATTCATGTGAAGGGGAGGCCCCGGGGAACGGCGCGGGGGCGTGGTGTGTCCTTAGGGGCATGGAACTGGAGAAGTCGCAGCCGTTGCCGCAGGGTGACGGGTGCCTGGTCGGGGTCGTGCGGATCCCCGTGAAGATCGTGGCCGTGCTGATCGTGCTGCCCGTACGGGTGGTCTGGGACCTGCTCGTCGCGTTCGCGCGGCTGCTGAACCGCAGCGTCCTCGGACCGGTGGGGCGGGGGCTGCGCTGGTTCCACGAACAGGCCGTGCTGCCGGTGCTGCGCGGGATCGGGTGGCTGGTCGGGGGACTGCTCAAGCTGGTCTTCTATTGGCCCTGGGTGGGGCTCTGGCGGTACGTCATGGTCCCCGTGGGGCAGGCCGTCCTCGCCTACCTGCTGCGGCCGGCGGGCCGGGCGCTCGGGTGGGCCGGCCGGGTGCTGGCGACCGGGCTGTGGCGGTACGTGCTGGTGCCGCTCTGGGAGTACGTGCTCGCGCCGGTCGGGCGCGGGACCGCCCGGCTGGTCGCCGGCGGCGTGCGGTACCTGGTGGTCCTGCCGGCGCGGGCGCTGTGGCGGTACCTCCTGGTCCCGCTCGGGCACGGACTGCTCTGGCTGGCCCGGGGGATCGCGGCCGTCGTGACCTGGCTGGTCATGGCGGTGTTCGTCTGGCCCTGGGCCGCGCTGTGGCGGTACGTCCTCGCCCCGGTCTGCCGGGGGCTGTACGCCTACCTGCTCGCCCCGCTCGGTCGGCTGCTCGTCAGCGCCTGGCACCTCGCGGGCCGCGCGAGCCGGGCGCTGGGGCGCGGGCTCGTCCGGATCTGGCGGTGGCTCGTCGTGCGGCCCGCCGCCTGGCTGCTCCGCCACGTGCTCACTCCCGCCGCGAACGCCGTCCGCCGCGCGGCCCGCGCGGTGCACCGGCAGGCCATCGCCCCCGTCGGCCGCACCCTGCGCGCCCTGTGGCACACCTCCCGCCTCGCGGTCCGCGAGGCGCGGGCCGACGTACGGAGGGCGCTGTTCGGTGGCCCGCCCCGGGAACCGGCGAGGTCACGGGCGCGTACTCTGGGTAGTAACAGAGCCGCAGGCGACGCGCCCGCCCCCGAGAGCCCCCTGTACAAAACGCAGGGGTGAGCCGGCGGGCACGGCGTGGCCGGCAGGCCCCACAGACCTCAGGGCGACGCGCGAGCGCGGAGCCCCGCACAAGGAGAAGAACCACTGGGCAAGCGACAGCCCGAAGGCCCGCCTCCCGCACCGGTGGTGCAGCGCATTCGACTGCGCTACACCAAGCGCGGCCGCCTCCGGTTCACCAGTCACCGGGACTTCCAGCGCGCCTTCGAGCGGGCACTGCGCCGCTCCGAGGTGCCCATGGCGTACTCGGCGGGCTTCACCCCGCACCCGCGCGTCTCGTACGCGAACGCCGCCCCGACCGGGACCGGCAGCGAGGCCGAGTACCTGGAGATCGCCCTCGCGGAGCGCCGCGACCCGGCGAAGCTCCGCGAACTGCTCGACGAATCGATGCCGCTCGGCCTCGACATCATCGACGCCGTGGAGGCCCACACCTCCGGTCTCGCCGACCGGCTGACGGCCTCCGTCTGGGAGCTGCGCCTGGACGGCGTGGAGCCCGCGGACACCGAGCGGGCCGTCGAGGCCTTCCTCGCCGCCGAGAGCGTGGAGGTCCAGCGCCGCACCAAGAACGGCATGCGGACCTTCGACACGCGCGGCGCCGTGGTCAGTCTGGAAGTGGTTCCCACTTCGGCCACCGCGGCGGCTGATAGGCCCCTGGACAATGCTTGTGCGATACTGCGGCTGGTTGTTCGGCATCTGACACCTGCCGTGCGACCCGACGACGTCCTGTCCGGTCTCCGAACCGTGGCCGACCTAACGCCGCCGGTCCCCGCAGCGGTGACCAGGCTGGCGCAGGGGCTCTTCGATGAGGAGTCCGGCACGGTGACCGACCCGCTCGCGCCCGACCGCGAAGCTGCGACGACGGCCCCACCCACGGCCGCCGTAGCCGCCGACGCGAAGGCGCCGGAAGGTCCCTCCGCGTAGGGATCGTCGTCGTCGCGCAGCCCTGGCACTCGGGAGCCACCTGGGTCGGGCCGCGCACAGACTTGAAGACTTCCGCCAGGCCGTACGGACTACCACGTACGGAACCGGCGGCCATTGAACTGAGCTCCCGTGTGGCGAACGCGCCCCGGAGGCCGGCTCCTCGCTCATCGTGCGGAGCCGTGCCGGACCGGAAGTCAGCCGCGGCGCCCGGGAGCGTGACGGGAGAAACCCCGCATGCTCAACAACGAAAACGACAACACCGCCAACAGCGCAGCCGCCGACACCGGCAGCCCGAGTGACAACCTGCCTCCGCGCAGGCGCCGGCGTGCCGCTTCCCGGCCGGCCGGCCCGCCCGGCGGCGCCGTGACGCCCGCCGAGGCCGCTCCGGCTCCTGCGGCCGAGGCCGCTCCCGCCGAGGAGGCCGCTCCGGCCGCCGCCCCGCTCGTACCCGTCGCCGTGCGACCCGCGCCGTGGCCGCCCCCGAGGCGCCGGTCGTCGAGGCCGCGCCGGTCGTGGCCGAGGCTCCGGCCGCTCCCGCCGTCGAGGAGGCCGCCGCCCCCGCGCCGCGTGCCCGTCGCCGTGCCACCCGTGCCGTGGCCGCCCCCGAGGCGCCCGCCGCCGAAACCGCCGCCCCGGCTGCCGAGGCCGCTCCCGCCGAGGAGGCCGCTCCGGCCGCCGCCCCGGCTCGTACCCGTCGCCGTGCGACCCGCGCCGTGACCGCCCCCGAGGCGCCGGTCGCGGAGGCCGCGCCGGCCGCTCCCGAGGCTCCGGCCGCCGTGGTCGAGGCTCCGGCCGTCGAGGAGGCCGCTGCCCCCGCGCCGCGTGCCCGTCGCCGTGCCACCCGCGCCGTGACCGCCCCCGAGGCGCCGGTCGCCGAGGCCGCGCCGGTCGTGGTCGAGGCTCCGGCCGCTCCTGCCGTCGAGGAGGCCGCCGCTCCCGCGCCGCGATCCCGTCGCCGTGCCACCCGCGCCGTGACCGCCCCCGAGGCGCCCGCCGCCGAAGCCGTCGTCGAGGAGGCCGCCGCCCCGGCGGCCGCGGCCGGCAAGGCCACCGTCACCGTCGCCGACGCCGTGGACTCCCCGAAGCGCGGCGGCCGCCGCCGCGCCACCCGTACCACCACGACCCCGGCCGCCGCCCCGGCGCAGCCCGTGGCCGCGGCCCCCGCCGAGGAGCCCGCCGCCCCGGCGCCGGCCAGGGGCGGCCGCCGCGCGGCGCGCCCCGCCGTCGCCGTGTTCCAGGCCCCGGTCTTCGCCGAGCCGATGTTCCAGACCCCGGAGACCGCTGCCATGGCCGCCGCTGCCGCCGCCGCTTCGGTGGACGAGGCCGAGGAGGACGAGGACGCCGAGCTCGAGGCCGAGGTCGTCGAGGCTCCCGTCGCGCAGCCCGCCGGCCGTCGCCGCCGCCGTGGCCGCGGCGCCGCCGAGCCCGTCGCCGCTGAGGTCCAGGCCCCGGCCGCGCCGTCCGGCCCGGTCACGCTGGCCGACGTAGAGCTGGTCGAGGAGGAGTCCGAGGCAGCCGAGCTCGACGAGGACGACAGCGACGAGTCGGGCGACCGCCCGTCGCGCCGCCGCCGTCGCGGTGGCCGTCGCCGCCGCCGCGGTGAGACCGCCGACCTCGACGAGTCCGCCGAGGAGGAGGCCGAGACCGAGTCCGCCGAGGAGGCGGACGAGGAAGACGCCGAAGAGGACGAGGACAACGGGCCGCTCGGCTCCAGCTCCAGCCGTCGTCGCCGTCGTCGTCGTCGCCGCAGCGGTGACGGCGGTACGGACGCCGAGGCGGGCGAGGACGACGGTGTGCGCACGGTCGTCAAGGTCCGCGAGCCGCGTCCGGCGCGCGAGCGCGTCGAGGCCCTGTCCACCTCCTCCGACGAGGTCCAGTCCATCAAGGGCTCGACCCGTCTCGAGGCGAAGAAGCAGCGCCGCCGCGAGGGCCGCGAGCAGGGCCGCCGCCGCGTCCCGATCATCACGGAGGCCGAGTTCCTGGCCCGCCGCGAGGCCGTCGAGCGCGTCATGGTCGTCCGCCAGGCCGGCGAGCGCACCCAGATCGGCGTCCTCGAGGACAACGTGCTCGTCGAGCACTACGTCAACAAGGAAGAAGCCACCTCGTACGTCGGCAACGTCTACCTGGGCAAGGTCCAGAACGTGCTGCCGTCGATGGAGGCCGCCTTCATCGACATCGGCAAGGGCCGCAACGCGGTCCTGTACGCCGGCGAGGTCAACTTCGAGGCGCTCGGCATGGCCCACGGGCCGCGCCGCATCGAGTCCGCCCTCAAGTCCGGCCAGTCGGTCCTGGTGCAGGTCACCAAGGACCCGATCGGCCACAAGGGCGCCCGCCTGACCAGCCAGGTCTCGCTGCCCGGCCGCTACCTGGTCTACGTGCCCGAGGGCTCGATGACCGGCATCAGCCGCAAGCTGCCCGACACCGAGCGCGCGCGCCTGAAGACCATCCTCAAGAAGATCGTCCCCGAGGACGCGGGCGTCATCGTGCGCACCGCCGCCGAGGGCGCGAGCGAGGACGAGCTGCGCCGCGACGTCGAGCGCCTGCAGGCCCAGTGGGAGGACATCCAGAAGAAGTCGAAGATGATCTCGACCTCTTCGCCGAGCCTCCTGTACGGCGAGCCGGACATGACCGTCCGCGTCGTGCGCGACATCTTCAACGAGGACTTCTCGAAGGTCATCGTCAGCGGTGACGGCGCCTGGGAGACCATCCACGGCTACGTGAACCACGTGGCTCCGGACCTGTCCGACCGGCTGTCGCGCTGGACCTCCGAGGTCGACGTCTTCGCGACGTACCGGATCGACGAGCAGCTCGCCAAGGCGCTCGACCGCAAGGTGTGGCTGCCCTCGGGCGGCTCGCTTGTGATCGACAAGACCGAGGCGATGATCGTCATCGACGTCAACACCGGCAAGTTCACCGGTCAGGGCGGCAACCTCGAGGAGACCGTCACCAGGAACAACCTGGAGGCGGCCGAGGAGATCGTGCGCCAGCTGCGGCTGCGCGACCTCGGCGGCATCGTGGTCATCGACTTCATCGACATGGTCCTGGAGTCCAACCGCGACCTGGTCCTGCGGCGCATGCTGGAGTGCCTGGGCCGTGACCGCACCAAGCACCAGGTGGCCGAGGTCACCTCGCTGGGCCTGGTCCAGATGACCCGCAAGCGGGTGGGCCAGGGTCTGCTGGAGTCCTTCTCCGAGACCTGCGTCCACTGCAACGGCCGCGGTGTGATCGTGCACATGGAGACCCCGACCGTGGTCGGCGGCGGTGGCAACGGCAAGCGTTCCAAGCGCCGCGGCGGCCAGGCCGGCGGGCACGAGCACGACCACGACCACGAGACCGAGGCCGTGGACACCGCCGAGAGCGATGTCTACGAGGTCGAGTCCGAGGCCGAGTTGGCTGCCGAGGTCGCCGCGCCGTTCGCGCTGCCCGAGCCGGCCTTCGTCGCCGACGAGGAGCTCTACGGCAGCCCGGCCGAGGCCGAGGCCGCCGCGGGCGTCAGCGGCCGCCGCAACCGCCGCCGCGCCACCCGCAAGGCGACCGCTCCGGCGGGCGCCCCGCGCGGTGCGGCTGTCCCGGCTCCCGCCCCCGTGGCGGAGCCGGTCGCCGAGCCGGTCGCCCTGCCCGAGGCCGAGCTGGTCGAGGTCCTCGAAGTCGCCCTGCCCGAGGTCGAGGCCGCCGTCGTGGAGCCGGTCGTGGAGGAGGCCCCCAAGGGCCGCACCCGCCGCCGTGCCACCCGTAAGGCCACCGCCTCGGCGGGTGCCCCGGCCGAGGCCGTCCAGGCCCCGGAGCCGGTCGCCGAGGCCGTCGTGGCCGAGGTCGCCCTGCCCGAGGTCGAGCCCGAGCCCGCGCCGGTCGTCGTGGAGGCCCCGGCGGAGCCCGTGGCCGAGGCCGCACCGGCCCGTCCGCGCCGCCGTGCCACCCGTAAGGCCACCGCACCGGCCGGTTCCCCGGCGGGCGCGGAGGCGGCCGTGCTGGTCGTCGAGGCGCCCGTGGAGGCCCCGGTGGA harbors:
- a CDS encoding TIGR03936 family radical SAM-associated protein, with product MQRIRLRYTKRGRLRFTSHRDFQRAFERALRRSEVPMAYSAGFTPHPRVSYANAAPTGTGSEAEYLEIALAERRDPAKLRELLDESMPLGLDIIDAVEAHTSGLADRLTASVWELRLDGVEPADTERAVEAFLAAESVEVQRRTKNGMRTFDTRGAVVSLEVVPTSATAAADRPLDNACAILRLVVRHLTPAVRPDDVLSGLRTVADLTPPVPAAVTRLAQGLFDEESGTVTDPLAPDREAATTAPPTAAVAADAKAPEGPSA